The sequence AGCGCGCCGCAGGCGTCCAGGAACCTGCGGACGATTTCGGGGATCGGCGGGACGACGTCGGCGTCGCCCATGGCGTTGAGCACCAGATCGACCGCGGGCGGGACCTCGTCGGCGCGAGCGAATTCGACGTACCAGACGAAGGTGGAATAGCGACCTCGCGGCAGAAGGTGTGTCAGCGGAATATTGCCGGCCCCGCTGGTCACCAGCACCAGCAGGGTCAACTCCGGGTCGCGCGCCGGCTGGGGATAGAGGCTCTGGCGCCGGTAGGCGTGCTCCAGGTGCTCGCGCGCGCCGGCCAGATCGCCCCGCGCCTCGGCCACGCTGGCCAGGGTCTGGCGGGCGATGGCCAGGCCGGGGTCGAGCTCGACCGCGCGGCGGCTGTAATAGTCGGCGGCGTCGTGCATGGCCACGCTGAGATAGGCCTGGCCGAGGCTCTGGTGCGCGACGGCGTGGTCCGGCCGACGGGCCAAGACCGCCTTCAGCACCCGCTCGGCGTCGGCGGGGCGGTCCAGTTCCAGATAGGCGTCGGCGAGGTCGAACTGCGGCGCGTCCTCTGTCGGCTTCATCGCAGCGGTCAGTTCCAGCATGGCCAGGCGCTGGTCGCCGGCCAAAAGGATCGCGCTGGCCTCGGCGACGATAGCGGCGGCTTCCCGGTCCGCAGGGTCGCCCGCCACGGCCGCCTGAGCAAGGACCACCGCCTCCGCCGCGCGACCGGCGCGCAACAGTTCGATCGCGCGCCGAGTCTGGTCTGAAACTCCGCCGGCGGATCGTGACATAGGCAAGAGGCACTCGAATTCAGGGTCGGATCGGCGCGGCGCATCATGGCCGCCCCCCTCGGCGCCAGCAAGTTCGCCGCACCGTCCCGATGGGTTCTTCAAATCGAAGGGATTGGCGCCTATATTAGCGTCGTCCGGCGACGGACTATGGAGATAAACGCGCACGCAATAAGCGGACTGGACCCGGGTGCGATTCCCGGCGGCTCCACCAATTCTCCCACCGCGTTATCGGCGGGGAGCACGGGGCCGATCAGCATCGACAGACGTGTAAAGGTGTTGCTTTCTCCCGGCCTGACCCACCGTTTCGGGTCTTAAACTAACTGCGAACGATAACTTCGCTCAAGAGTATGCCCTCGCCGCGTGATGCGGTTCGGTCAAACTCGACCTAAAGCCCTAGTGTCTTAGCAGCGCTAGGCGGGGCCCGGGGGCGCCTGGCAACAGAAGCCCCCACCTTCACCTGTCCGTCGAAAAGGCGCCCCCAATTCTTGTTTGAAGGGAGCGGCGCCTGGCAACAGAAGCCCCCACCTTCACCTGTCCGTCGAAAAGGCGCGCCCAATTCTTGTTTGAAGGGAGCGGCGCCTGGCAACAGAAGCCCCCACCTTTCCCTCGCAGTGGTAGTTCGTGCGTGGATCGAGACGCGCCCCGATAGGGCGCTCCTCACCAT is a genomic window of Phenylobacterium montanum containing:
- a CDS encoding tetratricopeptide repeat protein, yielding MRAGRAAEAVVLAQAAVAGDPADREAAAIVAEASAILLAGDQRLAMLELTAAMKPTEDAPQFDLADAYLELDRPADAERVLKAVLARRPDHAVAHQSLGQAYLSVAMHDAADYYSRRAVELDPGLAIARQTLASVAEARGDLAGAREHLEHAYRRQSLYPQPARDPELTLLVLVTSGAGNIPLTHLLPRGRYSTFVWYVEFARADEVPPAVDLVLNAMGDADVVPPIPEIVRRFLDACGALLLNPPDRVALTGRHEIAERLAGIEGLVVPAVMRLGAPPERPTDWSRHMLGAGMTLPALVRPAGSHGGRGLVKVFDKAGLVSAAAEIEEAAYVTTFYDFASADGFYRKYRMIFVGGEPMPYHLAISKNWLVHHETSGMEEDSARQAEELAFLADPRRALGERAYAAIEAVGRRLGLDYCGIDFSLLPDGRVLVFEANATMLVHPEPAGGPFAAKNPYVEAILQRFRGLLKARSGKV